A DNA window from Streptomyces parvus contains the following coding sequences:
- a CDS encoding ATP-binding protein — MSIWWSLHLRREAASVPLARRFLLGTMETAGVDPDISFDLSVALSEACANAVEHGGDRTVLGEPGDSGTARPRADSGQYRVTAYLDGEKCRIEVSDSGPGFPARRALRPAAHSPRAEADAESGRGLDLIQQLSDHVQFGNRPGRGAVVSFDKVLKWREGALLTV, encoded by the coding sequence ATGAGCATCTGGTGGTCTCTCCATTTGCGGCGCGAAGCTGCGAGCGTTCCGCTCGCCCGTCGTTTTCTGCTCGGCACCATGGAAACCGCGGGGGTGGATCCGGACATCTCCTTCGACCTGTCGGTCGCGCTCAGCGAAGCCTGTGCGAACGCCGTCGAGCACGGCGGCGACCGGACGGTGCTCGGGGAGCCCGGGGATTCCGGGACCGCTCGCCCTCGCGCGGACTCCGGGCAGTACCGGGTGACGGCCTATCTGGACGGCGAGAAATGCCGTATCGAGGTCAGTGACTCGGGGCCGGGATTTCCCGCCCGCCGCGCGCTTCGCCCAGCCGCGCATTCCCCCCGGGCCGAGGCCGATGCCGAGAGCGGCCGGGGCCTCGACCTGATCCAGCAGCTCTCCGACCACGTCCAGTTCGGCAACCGGCCGGGCCGCGGCGCGGTGGTGAGCTTCGACAAGGTCCTGAAATGGCGCGAGGGCGCGCTGCTCACGGTGTAG
- a CDS encoding aminopeptidase P family protein — protein sequence MSEEIIPETPEQETEENEAAEAIKQRKNGLYPAVSDELAENMKSGWADTELRDLRPIPQAEHTANRRAALSARFPGERLVIPAGNLKTRSNDTEYAFRASTEYAYLTGDQTQDGVLVLEPTGGSGHEATIYLLPRSDRENGEFWLDGQGELWVGRRHSLTEAEQLLGIPAKDVRELPAALAEATGPVRNVRGHDAAIEAALTDKVTAERDEELRVHLSEARLVKDAFEIAELQKACDATARGFEDVVKSLDKAEATSERFIEGTFFLRARIEGNDIGYGSICAAGPHATTLHWVRNDGAVRAGELLLLDAGVETNDLYTADVTRTLPINGTFSPLQRKIYDAVYEAQEAGIAAVKPGADYRDFHDAAQRVLAEKLVEWGLLGDLSVDKVLELGLQRRWTLHGTGHMLGMDVHDCAAARTETYVNGTLEPGVCLTVEPGLYFQADDLTVPEEYRGIGVRIEDDILVTEDGNRNLSDSLPRQADEVEAWMARLKG from the coding sequence GTGTCTGAGGAGATCATTCCGGAGACCCCGGAGCAGGAGACCGAAGAGAACGAAGCAGCGGAGGCGATCAAGCAGCGGAAGAACGGCCTCTACCCGGCCGTCTCCGACGAGCTCGCCGAGAACATGAAGTCGGGCTGGGCCGACACCGAGCTGCGCGATCTCCGGCCGATCCCCCAGGCCGAGCACACGGCGAACCGCCGTGCCGCGCTCTCCGCCCGCTTCCCCGGCGAGCGCCTGGTCATCCCCGCGGGCAACCTGAAGACCCGCTCCAACGACACCGAGTACGCCTTCCGCGCCTCCACCGAGTACGCGTACCTCACCGGTGACCAGACCCAGGACGGCGTCCTCGTCCTGGAGCCGACGGGCGGCTCCGGCCACGAGGCCACCATCTACCTGCTGCCGCGCTCCGACCGCGAGAACGGCGAGTTCTGGCTCGACGGCCAGGGTGAGCTGTGGGTCGGCCGCCGCCACTCCCTCACCGAGGCCGAGCAGCTGCTGGGCATCCCCGCGAAGGACGTCCGCGAGCTGCCCGCCGCGCTGGCCGAGGCCACCGGCCCCGTCCGCAACGTGCGCGGCCACGACGCCGCCATCGAGGCCGCCCTCACCGACAAGGTCACCGCGGAGCGCGACGAGGAGCTGCGCGTCCACCTCTCCGAGGCCCGCCTGGTGAAGGACGCCTTCGAGATCGCCGAGCTGCAGAAGGCGTGCGACGCCACCGCGCGCGGCTTCGAGGACGTCGTGAAGAGCCTCGACAAGGCCGAGGCGACCAGCGAGCGCTTCATCGAGGGCACGTTCTTCCTGCGCGCCCGCATCGAGGGCAACGACATCGGCTACGGCTCGATCTGCGCCGCGGGGCCGCACGCCACCACCCTGCACTGGGTCCGCAACGACGGCGCGGTCCGCGCCGGGGAGCTGCTGCTCCTGGACGCCGGGGTCGAGACCAACGACCTCTACACCGCCGACGTGACGCGCACCCTGCCGATCAACGGCACGTTCTCGCCGCTCCAGCGCAAGATCTACGACGCGGTGTACGAGGCCCAGGAGGCGGGCATCGCCGCCGTGAAGCCCGGCGCCGACTACCGCGACTTCCACGACGCCGCGCAGCGCGTGCTCGCCGAGAAGCTCGTCGAGTGGGGTCTGCTCGGCGACCTGTCCGTGGACAAGGTCCTGGAGCTGGGCCTCCAGCGCCGCTGGACCCTGCACGGCACCGGCCACATGCTCGGCATGGACGTCCACGACTGCGCCGCCGCGCGCACCGAGACGTACGTCAACGGCACGCTGGAGCCGGGCGTCTGCCTGACCGTCGAGCCCGGTCTGTACTTCCAGGCCGACGACCTGACCGTGCCCGAGGAGTACCGGGGCATCGGCGTCCGGATCGAGGACGACATCCTCGTCACCGAGGACGGCAACCGGAACCTCTCCGACTCGCTGCCGCGTCAGGCGGACGAGGTCGAAGCCTGGATGGCGCGGCTGAAGGGCTGA
- a CDS encoding PP2C family protein-serine/threonine phosphatase has protein sequence MLDIGLLVRVHVDALIVAQNHMGVCDAIRRIVPVGKLAAMSAPHLPKVAGIDPEVPVSTHTSAPLREVPGPPGAFIQDRLAGWVSDLTTLHELTERLAGTGTLDSALDELLQAGAALLGARRGLLVLEQANGEGPSATRGLGLTRAELGHIETVPRTATALGRVLDGLPDTADGIASPDLLGEQDLDPRHRDVATRLGYAASYTLPLASETAGRLGAALWLYDEPAEPAQKQRHLAGLYARYATEHLARLVELERARADVAAVAEELLPSRLPRIPGVQLAARHRTGPRGGGDWYDALPLPDHALGLAVGSVGGSGPSAMAAMGRLRASLRAYAVMEGEDPVAVLSDLELLLRLTEPARTATALFAYCEPTARKVVLAGAGHTPPLILGDRRCEYVETTLSAPLGMLACWEAPSVELSPAPGETVLLYTDGLLRRTGDAMDRAFARLHSAAASVPKAGRHDPAAVADHVLRTMLPDGLDRSDSTEDVVILAAHFD, from the coding sequence ATGCTGGACATCGGGTTACTTGTGCGTGTACATGTGGATGCACTGATAGTGGCGCAGAATCACATGGGGGTTTGCGATGCTATTCGACGAATCGTACCGGTCGGAAAGCTGGCTGCCATGAGCGCCCCACACCTGCCGAAAGTGGCTGGAATCGATCCAGAGGTTCCGGTTTCAACACACACTTCCGCGCCCCTGAGAGAGGTCCCGGGACCGCCCGGAGCCTTCATCCAGGACCGCCTGGCGGGCTGGGTCTCGGACCTCACGACCCTGCACGAACTCACCGAGCGGCTGGCCGGGACGGGCACCCTCGACTCCGCCCTCGACGAGCTGCTGCAGGCCGGAGCCGCCCTCTTGGGGGCCCGCCGCGGACTTCTCGTTCTGGAACAGGCGAACGGCGAAGGCCCCTCCGCCACTCGCGGTCTCGGGCTCACCCGTGCCGAGCTCGGGCATATCGAGACCGTGCCGCGCACGGCCACCGCGCTGGGCCGCGTCCTCGACGGGCTGCCGGACACGGCCGACGGCATCGCCAGCCCCGACCTGCTCGGCGAGCAGGACCTCGACCCCCGGCACCGCGACGTCGCCACCCGGCTCGGCTACGCCGCGAGCTACACCCTCCCCCTCGCCTCGGAGACGGCCGGCCGTCTGGGCGCGGCGCTCTGGCTCTACGACGAACCGGCCGAGCCCGCACAGAAGCAGCGCCACCTCGCCGGCCTCTACGCGCGCTACGCCACCGAGCACCTGGCCCGCCTGGTCGAACTGGAGCGCGCCCGGGCGGACGTCGCGGCCGTCGCCGAGGAGCTGCTGCCCAGCCGGCTCCCCCGGATCCCCGGCGTCCAGCTCGCCGCCCGGCACCGCACCGGCCCCCGCGGCGGCGGCGACTGGTACGACGCGCTGCCGCTGCCCGACCACGCCCTCGGCCTCGCCGTCGGCTCCGTCGGCGGGTCCGGGCCGAGCGCGATGGCCGCGATGGGCCGGCTCCGCGCCAGCCTGCGGGCGTACGCGGTGATGGAGGGCGAGGACCCCGTCGCCGTACTCTCCGACCTGGAGCTGCTGCTGCGGCTCACCGAACCCGCGCGGACCGCCACCGCCCTGTTCGCCTACTGCGAGCCCACCGCCCGCAAGGTCGTGCTGGCCGGGGCCGGGCACACCCCGCCGCTGATCCTCGGCGACCGGCGCTGCGAGTACGTCGAGACGACGCTCTCCGCCCCGCTCGGGATGCTCGCCTGCTGGGAGGCGCCGAGTGTGGAGCTCAGTCCGGCTCCCGGCGAAACGGTGCTTCTCTATACGGACGGGCTGCTGCGCCGCACCGGGGACGCGATGGACCGCGCCTTCGCCCGGCTGCACTCCGCCGCCGCTTCCGTACCGAAGGCGGGCCGGCACGATCCGGCAGCCGTGGCCGACCACGTCCTGCGCACGATGCTCCCCGACGGCCTCGACCGGAGCGACTCCACCGAGGACGTCGTGATCCTCGCCGCCCACTTCGACTGA
- a CDS encoding bifunctional DNA primase/polymerase codes for MREILGRRRRLRLRRKEATARLDAALTCATVWQWPVLPGVGTAQAAAPYGESAGLGCACPEPDCAVPGAHPFEPGLLAATTDERMVRWWWTNRPAAPVLLATGGRAPCAVSLPAVAGARALSALDALGLRLGPVVATPTRWSLLVAPYTLERLGELLYAKDWVPSSLRFHGEGGYLVLPPSRTGAGQVRWERHGGPIGAAASVAAPVSRGRAKDGAPAVASPWLPDVEAVLDALVEASTGAPGGGSRLAY; via the coding sequence ATGCGCGAGATCCTCGGAAGGCGACGCAGGCTCCGGCTCCGGCGCAAGGAGGCGACCGCCCGGCTCGACGCGGCCCTGACCTGCGCCACCGTATGGCAGTGGCCCGTGCTTCCCGGAGTGGGGACGGCGCAGGCAGCCGCTCCGTACGGTGAAAGCGCCGGCCTCGGCTGCGCCTGCCCCGAACCCGACTGCGCCGTACCGGGCGCACACCCCTTCGAGCCCGGCCTGCTGGCGGCCACCACGGACGAGCGCATGGTGCGCTGGTGGTGGACCAACCGCCCCGCCGCCCCCGTGCTGCTGGCGACCGGCGGCCGCGCGCCCTGCGCGGTGAGCCTGCCCGCCGTGGCCGGCGCCCGAGCGCTGAGCGCCCTCGACGCGCTGGGCCTGCGGCTCGGCCCCGTCGTGGCGACGCCCACCCGGTGGTCGCTTCTGGTCGCGCCGTACACCCTGGAGCGGCTCGGCGAGCTGCTGTACGCGAAGGACTGGGTGCCCAGCTCGCTCCGGTTCCACGGCGAGGGCGGCTATCTCGTCCTGCCGCCGTCCCGGACCGGCGCGGGCCAGGTCCGCTGGGAGCGGCACGGGGGGCCGATCGGAGCGGCCGCTTCCGTTGCCGCCCCGGTGTCCCGCGGGCGGGCGAAGGACGGCGCTCCGGCGGTCGCGTCCCCCTGGCTCCCCGATGTCGAAGCGGTCCTGGACGCCTTGGTCGAGGCGAGCACCGGTGCGCCGGGCGGGGGCAGCCGGCTCGCCTACTGA
- a CDS encoding DUF5926 family protein codes for MAKKRPQSKAGKQQLKDGEIPVVGAREPCPCGSGRRYKACHGRAAAQAVTELVHRPFEGLAGECDWVALRELVPAATVELTLKDGLPDGVPSVKLATVLPMAWPALRRDDGSVLLALQNDTSSGDLSRDLADTLQRALEAEPGTPVAARRVPADGPRLQDLLDPDAAFEPEVHSGFEFWVPDAENATAEVSASLERANAAAIPTTLLSGVDAAYWCETPEKNHLRWVMPHPEEQLLDALARLHAAGTSSLGDDTRLVGSFRAHGLVVPVWDLPSSMGAEACEKPAVEFAERLATALASDAPLTAEERRARGGLTNRQVTLS; via the coding sequence ATGGCCAAGAAGCGCCCTCAGTCCAAGGCCGGGAAGCAGCAGCTCAAGGACGGTGAGATCCCGGTCGTCGGGGCCCGTGAGCCCTGCCCGTGCGGATCTGGCCGCCGTTACAAGGCATGTCACGGACGCGCCGCCGCCCAGGCCGTGACCGAGCTCGTGCATCGCCCCTTCGAGGGACTCGCGGGCGAGTGCGACTGGGTCGCGCTGCGCGAGCTGGTGCCCGCCGCCACGGTCGAGCTGACCCTCAAGGACGGGCTGCCCGACGGGGTTCCGTCGGTGAAGCTCGCGACGGTCCTGCCGATGGCCTGGCCGGCGCTGCGCCGCGACGACGGTTCCGTCCTGCTCGCCCTGCAGAACGACACCTCCTCCGGCGACCTCAGCCGCGACCTCGCGGACACCCTCCAGCGCGCCCTGGAGGCCGAGCCCGGCACCCCGGTCGCCGCCCGCCGTGTACCGGCCGACGGTCCGCGCCTCCAGGACCTCCTCGACCCGGACGCCGCCTTTGAGCCGGAGGTGCACTCCGGGTTCGAGTTCTGGGTGCCGGACGCGGAGAACGCCACCGCCGAGGTGTCCGCATCGCTGGAGCGCGCGAACGCCGCCGCGATCCCGACGACGCTGCTGTCCGGCGTCGACGCCGCGTACTGGTGCGAGACCCCGGAGAAGAACCACCTGCGCTGGGTCATGCCGCACCCCGAGGAACAGCTCCTCGACGCGCTCGCCCGGCTGCACGCCGCGGGCACCTCCTCGCTCGGCGACGACACCCGGCTGGTCGGGTCGTTCCGGGCGCACGGCCTCGTGGTTCCCGTCTGGGACCTGCCGAGCTCGATGGGGGCCGAGGCGTGCGAGAAGCCCGCCGTCGAGTTCGCCGAGCGACTGGCGACGGCGCTCGCGTCCGACGCCCCGCTCACCGCCGAGGAACGCCGCGCCCGGGGCGGTCTCACCAACCGTCAGGTGACCCTCAGCTGA
- a CDS encoding ATP-binding protein: MRHPQCIGRFPVQLSGASNPWRGAKEVSGVALVVAQEVPASSSMAIPHGPAGVGQARHRMREQLRGNGVSDAVVDDAVLILSELLSNACRHGRPLGRHTDVGDGDIRAAWRVDTGGGLTVEVTDGGGPTRPVPATPSVTARGGRGLNIISALAQEWGVRDDAPGEVTVWALVSSKKSPGIGGSGSDANGSAASGSSRNVSDRNGRGTSGVAANGVGGLTGFEGLDFSEAFDDVG, translated from the coding sequence GTGCGTCACCCGCAGTGCATTGGCCGGTTTCCGGTCCAGCTCAGTGGGGCATCCAACCCGTGGCGTGGGGCAAAGGAGGTCTCGGGGGTGGCGTTGGTGGTGGCACAAGAGGTGCCCGCGTCGTCGAGCATGGCCATTCCTCATGGCCCTGCCGGCGTGGGGCAGGCACGACACCGGATGCGTGAGCAGTTGCGCGGTAACGGGGTGTCGGACGCGGTCGTCGACGACGCTGTTCTGATCCTTTCCGAACTTCTCAGCAACGCCTGCCGGCACGGCAGGCCGCTCGGACGGCACACCGACGTCGGCGACGGGGACATCCGCGCCGCCTGGCGGGTGGACACCGGCGGCGGGCTCACCGTGGAGGTCACGGACGGCGGCGGTCCGACCCGCCCGGTTCCGGCCACCCCTTCGGTGACGGCGCGCGGCGGCCGGGGTCTCAACATCATCAGCGCCCTGGCCCAGGAGTGGGGCGTACGGGACGACGCACCAGGCGAGGTCACCGTCTGGGCCCTGGTCTCCTCGAAGAAGTCGCCGGGCATCGGAGGCAGCGGCTCCGATGCGAACGGATCCGCCGCGAGCGGATCCAGCAGGAACGTCTCCGACAGGAACGGCCGCGGTACGAGCGGTGTCGCCGCGAACGGCGTCGGCGGTCTCACCGGGTTCGAGGGCCTGGACTTCTCCGAGGCCTTCGACGACGTGGGCTGA
- a CDS encoding glycerophosphodiester phosphodiesterase: MARVTHARQRSAHTSIQVIAHRGASDDAPEHTLAAYRKAIEDGADALECDVRLTADGHLVCVHDRRVNRTSNGRGAVSALELADLAALDFGSWKDREESPDWDPVPGELTSVLTLERLLELFTEVRATGRDLQLAIETKHPTRWAGQVEERLLQLLKRFGLAGPPADGPSPIRVMSFSARSLTRVQAAAPTLPTVYLMQFVSPRMRDGRLPAGARIAGPGMRIVRSHPGYIERLHRAGHRVHVWTVNEPADVELCAELGVEAIITNRPKQVLSQLGRL, encoded by the coding sequence ATGGCCCGGGTGACCCACGCACGGCAGCGCAGCGCGCACACCTCCATCCAGGTCATCGCCCACCGCGGGGCCTCCGACGACGCTCCCGAGCACACCCTCGCCGCCTACCGCAAGGCGATCGAGGACGGTGCCGACGCCTTGGAATGCGATGTCCGGCTCACCGCCGACGGCCACCTCGTCTGTGTCCACGACCGGCGGGTGAACCGTACGTCCAACGGGCGCGGCGCCGTGTCCGCCCTGGAGCTCGCCGACCTCGCCGCCCTCGACTTCGGTTCCTGGAAGGATCGCGAGGAGTCGCCCGACTGGGATCCGGTGCCGGGCGAGCTCACCTCCGTACTCACCCTGGAACGGCTCCTGGAGCTCTTCACCGAGGTGCGGGCCACCGGGCGGGACCTGCAGCTGGCCATCGAGACGAAGCACCCCACCCGCTGGGCCGGACAGGTCGAGGAGCGGCTCCTGCAACTGCTGAAGCGCTTCGGGCTGGCCGGACCGCCCGCCGACGGACCCTCGCCCATCCGCGTCATGAGCTTCTCCGCCCGTTCGCTCACCCGCGTGCAGGCGGCCGCCCCCACCCTGCCCACGGTCTACCTGATGCAGTTCGTCTCCCCCCGCATGCGCGACGGGCGGCTGCCCGCCGGAGCCCGGATCGCGGGGCCCGGCATGCGGATCGTGCGCAGCCACCCCGGCTACATCGAGCGGCTGCACCGCGCGGGTCACCGGGTGCACGTGTGGACCGTGAACGAACCGGCCGACGTCGAACTGTGCGCCGAACTCGGCGTCGAGGCGATCATCACCAACCGCCCGAAGCAGGTTCTGTCCCAACTGGGCCGCCTTTAG
- a CDS encoding trypsin-like peptidase domain-containing protein produces MSTENEGNEDRAVPAVPSVPSAPPVPADTPEPAADDTTSLPRTPAVQDAPAHESAQDTALLPVHDTGAPGAAAPGASGAPGSDGVSGAGAPAAAPAHAEAPRHNPTHQGAPAPQGSSGTPVYGQGAAHPTPNQPPQPPQHSPYGTTPAYGAEPDLPAGAASWPPPPAVPSYAGGDAGHAPGHASGHASGGIGNGGGHGPVWGAPVPSGTDPAGGKNGKGRAGGLVAAVAVAALVAGGIGGALGFWAADRNDDGSSGSSTTVSASDTPRDLKRPAGTVAGVAAKALPSVVTIDAQGGDGEGGTGTGFVYDKEGHILTNNHVVASAAESGELSATFSDGKKYPAEVVGRAQGYDVAVLKLKNPPQGLAPLPLGNSESVAVGDSTIAIGAPFGLSNTVTTGIISAKNRPVASGDGSSNKNSYMSALQTDASINPGNSGGPLLDATGAVIGINSAIQSTGGGLGQSQAGSIGLGFAIPVNQAKNVAEQLIKTGKPVYPVIGATVTMEEKTGGAAISAEGAGGTPAVTPNGPAAKAGLKAGDVITKFNDTVIDSGPTLIGEIWTRKPGEKVTLTYERDGKEATAEVTLGQREGDS; encoded by the coding sequence GTGAGCACCGAGAACGAGGGCAACGAGGACCGCGCGGTACCGGCCGTGCCGTCTGTTCCGTCCGCACCTCCCGTGCCGGCCGACACTCCTGAACCGGCCGCCGACGACACCACGTCTCTGCCGCGGACGCCCGCGGTCCAGGACGCGCCCGCGCACGAGTCCGCGCAGGACACGGCGCTTCTCCCGGTGCACGACACGGGCGCGCCGGGCGCCGCCGCTCCGGGCGCCTCCGGCGCTCCGGGCTCTGACGGCGTATCCGGCGCGGGGGCCCCTGCCGCCGCTCCGGCGCACGCGGAGGCGCCGCGCCACAACCCGACGCACCAGGGAGCTCCGGCGCCCCAGGGCTCCTCGGGCACGCCCGTGTACGGGCAGGGCGCCGCCCACCCGACCCCGAACCAGCCGCCGCAGCCGCCGCAGCACTCTCCGTACGGAACGACCCCCGCATACGGAGCGGAGCCCGACCTCCCCGCGGGCGCCGCTTCCTGGCCGCCGCCGCCCGCCGTCCCGTCGTACGCCGGCGGGGACGCCGGTCACGCGCCCGGCCACGCATCCGGTCACGCGTCCGGCGGTATCGGCAACGGCGGCGGCCACGGCCCGGTCTGGGGCGCTCCGGTCCCATCCGGCACGGATCCCGCGGGCGGCAAGAACGGCAAGGGCCGGGCCGGCGGTCTGGTGGCGGCGGTGGCCGTGGCGGCGCTTGTCGCGGGCGGCATCGGCGGAGCCCTCGGTTTCTGGGCGGCCGACCGCAACGACGACGGCTCGTCCGGCAGTTCGACCACGGTGTCGGCTTCGGATACCCCGAGGGACCTGAAGCGCCCGGCGGGCACGGTGGCGGGCGTCGCGGCGAAGGCACTGCCCAGCGTGGTCACGATCGACGCACAGGGCGGCGACGGCGAGGGCGGCACGGGCACCGGCTTCGTGTACGACAAGGAAGGCCACATCCTCACGAACAACCACGTGGTGGCTTCCGCCGCGGAGTCCGGCGAACTGTCGGCGACGTTCTCCGACGGCAAGAAGTACCCCGCCGAGGTGGTCGGCCGGGCGCAGGGCTACGACGTGGCGGTCCTGAAGCTGAAGAACCCGCCACAGGGCTTGGCGCCCCTCCCCCTGGGCAACTCGGAGAGCGTGGCGGTGGGCGACTCGACGATCGCGATCGGCGCGCCCTTCGGCCTCTCGAACACGGTCACCACGGGCATCATCAGCGCGAAGAACCGCCCGGTGGCGTCGGGGGACGGGTCCAGCAACAAGAACTCGTACATGAGCGCCCTGCAGACCGACGCCTCGATCAACCCGGGCAACTCCGGCGGCCCGCTGCTGGATGCGACGGGCGCGGTCATCGGCATCAACTCGGCGATCCAGTCGACCGGCGGCGGCCTCGGCCAGTCCCAGGCCGGCTCGATCGGCCTCGGCTTCGCGATCCCGGTCAACCAGGCCAAGAACGTCGCCGAGCAGCTGATCAAGACCGGGAAGCCGGTCTACCCGGTGATCGGCGCGACGGTGACGATGGAGGAGAAGACGGGCGGCGCGGCGATCTCCGCCGAGGGCGCGGGCGGCACCCCCGCCGTCACCCCGAACGGCCCGGCGGCCAAGGCGGGCCTGAAGGCGGGCGACGTGATCACGAAGTTCAACGACACCGTGATCGACAGCGGCCCGACCCTGATCGGCGAGATCTGGACCCGCAAGCCGGGCGAGAAGGTGACCCTGACGTACGAGCGCGACGGCAAGGAGGCCACGGCCGAAGTCACCCTGGGCCAGCGCGAGGGCGACAGCTGA